The genomic segment TTATTGCGAGAAACCTTTTGAGCGCGATCAAGTTGAAGAAATTTATTTATGATACAGATAGATAATATTCTTAATGTAGAAAATCAACGTCAAAATATTACTATAAATAGTGAGCAAGAAATAACTATCTCAGGTACTCATTTATTAGTATTGCCGGGATTAGTCGATCCCCATGTGCATTTCCGAACACCTGGTTTAGAATACAAAGAAGATTGGAGAACTGCTGCTAAAGCTAGTATAAAAGGTGGCTATACTACGGTTTTCGATATGCCTAATACTTTGCCTCCAACGGTTACACAAGTTGCCTTGCAAGAAAAAAAAGCACTTATTGACCAGCAATTAAAAGAAGTAAAAATACCTTTACGTTATCATTTATTCTTTGGTGCTGATAAGCATCACTTAAATGAAATAAAAAAAGTAAAAGATCAAGTCATTGGTATTAAAGTTTTTATGGGATGTAGTACCGGCGGTCTAGTTATCGATGATGATGAGAGTTTACATGCTATTTTCAAGATAGCAGCTGAAGAAAATATGTTAGTGGCGGTTCATGCAGAAGATGAGCTACGTCTAAAAGAAAACGAAAAAAAATTTTCTGGACCACAAAATTATTCGATACATTCAAAAATTCGCGATGAAACAGCGGCCATATTAGCCGTAAAAAAAGCCATTCAGCTAGTTCGCGAATATGGGACGCGTTTGTATATTTTACATACAAGTACGCACCAAGAAATTGATTTAATTACTCGAGCCAAAGAAGAAGGCCTTCCGGTTTTTGCCGAAACAACTCCGCATCACCTATTTTTAAATTTAACTGATTATGCGAGTTTAAAAGGTAAAGCGGTAATGAATCCACCGTTGCGATCTACAGAGCATCAAACAGCATTATTTAAGGCAATAAAATCGGGTATTATTGACACTATAGGTTCTGATCATGCCCCACATACCCTAGAAGAAAAAGCTAGACCTTATGGAATGTGTCCATCCGGGGTGCCAGGTATAGAAACCATTTTACCATTATTACTGGAAGCCTATCATCAAGATTTACTTACTTTAAACAATATAGTGGATTTAACTTCTCGTCGGGCAAAAAAAATATTCGACTTGCCAGATTTTCCTGAGGATTGCGTGTTAGTCGATTTATCATTAACGAAAAAGGTGGAAGACCAGCGTCTTAGTACTAAGTGTCAGTGGTCACCCTTTGCTGGGCGCTTTTTGAGAGGTTGGCCGGTTACTACTATATTAAAAAACTATGCATATGACTTGGTAAAACTATGATTATTTGTTTATTAATCCTTTTTTAAACCATGCTAAAGCTTGAAGTGGCTCTTCCAACGCTTCAAATAATTCACCTAATTCCAGATAAGTTTCTGAGTTAGAAGAATCATAGACTAAACTTTTTTCCAAATAATCCCGAGCTTTGCCCCATAATTTTCTTTGTTTACATAGGCGACCTAAGCTTAACAAAAGATAAGGATCATCAGGATGCTTTTTAAGCCATTTTTCCGCTATAGCTAGTTGGCGAGCAGGATTAGGGCTTTTAATAAGACTGTAGGTTGAAACAAGTGGGCCAAACCATTGTCTTTTTAATTGTTTTATTATTAACGATTCAGCTTTTGCATCTTCATGATATCGTATAAGACCTTGGATATAAAAATTTAAGAGTAAAGGATCTTTTTTTAATTTAGAGGGTGAATGGTTCCAAATATTCTCAAGCGTGGACAAATCGTAGGTATATTTTCCTTCACTTAATAAATTTTCATAACTTTCTTGTTGTAATTGTTGAATTTGATCTTTAGATATCCAGGTCTTATTTTCTAATTGAGGCAAAATTTCTATAATATTATGCCAGTTTTGTGGTTTTTGATAAAGCGAAGAAAATAGGCGTTGATCATCCAAAGCCATGATTTTTTGAGAACGTTTTTCATCTAAATTATGGCGCCATTTTTTTGGTAATATTAATAAATATCTAATAAACCGAATTAAATAATAAATTAAAATAAAGCTAATGATTAGAGCTAAAGTTGCTAACCACAGTGGCATTTCTATGGCAAGTTGATGCCAAGTAATCAACATATAACCTGGATCGAGAGTTATTTTAGCGCCGATCCAGACCGAAATGGCAAGGACCAATAAAAATATAAAAAACCGATGCATCAAGTGGGTTCCTTTTGATTAGCGGGCGTTTTTTTGATAATCGAAATTGCCTCGAGTAATGGATTTAAATCAAGAGACGGAGTTTGTAAATCGATTTGTTTTAATTGCGTAATATTTTGCATAACTGTTTGTGTGAGAGGTGAGCTAGCAGCAAAATGATCTTTTATATTTTCTTGAATTTCTTGCAAACTGGATTGATAGATAATTGCCTCATGATGTATTAGTGCCCATTGAGCTTGTTGTAACAATAATATCAGGTTATGTTGCAGATATAGTTGCTCTCTTTCTGGTAATAAAGGCTCTATAGGTTTATTCAGACGTCGAATAACGACTAGTTGTCGGAAGCTGTCTAGACTATTTTTCAACATACTTACCCATTTATTTTCCGAAGAACTTCCGACAGTAGCCTCAGGCTTCGGCGTGGCAGAGTTAGATGTTGCCAATAAAGGCAATTGTATAATTTGTGCTTTTAAAGTCTGGAGCTGGGCTAAGATAGCCGTTAAATCAATATGAGGTAAAGCTTTTAAGTTAGTTAAGTATTGAGTTAATAACTGGTGTAGATTTTCTAACCGAACATCTGGACTTATTATTGTACTTAATTGTTTATCGGCTAGTGACAATGCAGACAAAGCATTGTCGGTATCATGAAAATAAACAAGATTATACTGAGCTAATTGAATCAGTTGATTAACATTAGCGAGCAGAATAGCATTATCATTAGCTGAGAATTTTTGTTCAATAAAATTTTGTAGTTGTGAGATATGTTGCTGGAGGTTTTTACTGTCAGTTTGACTTTGCGAGATCTGCGTTTGTATGGCGGATAGTTGACGATGATATTCGTTAAGATCCCCTCTATTTTTTAACCAAAAAAAACCTAATCCTAGAAATAAACCTGTCCAGGTGATGAGTAACAATCCTATTGCACACCAAGCGGTGAAACAGCTTTTAGAACGCAAAGGTTTATTAGGTTTATTTTTTTTGACCTTTAATTCTGTTTCTTCTAAGTTGGGTGTGGGCTGTGATTCCATAGTGATTGCTCCCGCCAGGAAACTAGGTTTTGTATAATGGCCGCATTTGTTGCATTATCCGATATTAAGGGCGGTTTGACAAAACCAAGTTTCTTAGCGTTGTCAGCCAGTCGAGGACTAATGACGAGCAATTGTTTTTTAAATAAAATATCTTGCCAGTATGGATATAATAAACCCACTAAATTTTCGAGTCCGGTACTAGAAGTACAAATAATGACATCAATGGCTTCATGATGCGGGATATTATCTTTGTCAATTTTTGGCAGCCGTCTCTTGTAAACATTTAGATTATCTGCCTGAGCACCCCTAGCTTTTAAGCCCTTTGCTAGATATAAGCGACCACCTTCCCCTTTTATAATGAGTATTTTTTTTTGTTTTATATCCTGTAACGTAGTGAGATTTAATAGGCCAGTACCATTAAAATCCCTTTCTGGGCAGTTATCGCAAGGTAGATTATGTTGCATTAAAGCTAACGCAGTACCAGGGCCTGTGGTGATGGCGTTGGTATTTTTAGGCCATAAAGGCCAAATATCATGGATAATCTCGGCAGTGTTAAAGACTGAATTTGGGCTAATAAAGATGACAAAATCGTATTCCTTCAGCTTTTTTATGCCTAATATTACTTTTTTTATATTGGTTCCGATAATTTCCAGAGTTGGGAATTGGATGGCGACTCCACCATAATATTGCGTTTGAGCAGCTAAAGCTTTTGCTTGATGAACAGGGCGGGTAATGAGGACCCGTAAACCATGTAAAGATGTCATGGGCCCCAAAATAGCTTTAATTCTAAGGGGAAGCAATACTGGGAACAAGGAAATATCTAAAAGAGCTCTGTTATAGACTAAGGTCCCTTCGCCTTGGAAAGAACTAATGATAGTGTTAACATGAAGGGTGAGTATAAAACAAAGAGAATTCTTATGGCTACCGCGTTAAAGCCTGGTTTGACTTTAGACGATCAACCGGATAATGATTTTAGATATCTTAAAAATGAATTGAAAAAAATAAAATTTGAACCACCCAGTATTTTTAATCAATTAAAAAAACTGTTTATCTATCTTGCTTTGCTTTTTGTTCAGGAAAAGCTTGGTAATAAAAAAGATATTGCAGATAAAAAGGAGTTGAGTTCATCCTTAAAAAATCTTCTTTATATAGAACAGAGTAAATTAAATACATATTTATTCGAAATAGATAAACTTAAATTAATGACATTAGATTTTGTAAATCGGCGAAAATTCGAGCGAGATAAATCCCTCATGAAATTAAGAGGGAAAAAGGTTAATTCAGAAAAAAATGAAACTGCGGAATTGCAAAGCGCAGAAGCACTTACAGACGCGAAGGAGATGATAGACATGCTCAATGCAATAACAGCAGCAAATCCAGTAGAACATGAAACTAAGCTACAAAAGAGTTATACATTATTAAACGTGCAACCCTGGGTGGATGGTGAATCTAAAGAAGACTTTCAAAGTCGGCTTACAGATTCAACTATAGATACGCGTATGAACGTTAAAACCATTGCTGATGCAGATTTTGTTAAGACTAACGATGTTCTAGCCGATATAGACGATGCTTATAAATATTTAAGAAATTTTGCTTCTCCTTCTTCCATAAATCCAGCTCCCAATTCAAGGGTGGATAAAGAGGAAACGGAAAATAACACATCCTCTATGCCCTCTTTGAAACATAGATAAAACTATAATAAAAGACAGAAAAATAGAAAAAATCTGGCTGACTGTTAAGCTTTTTATCTGAATGGTTTATAAAAGTGCGTTCCTTCTGTCTGCTTCGTTGTTTATTCAAACTTTAATCTATTATGAAAGCAACTTTTATGACTTTAATAAGTTTGGAAGATTTAGATTTACAAAACAAGCGTGTTCTCATCAGAGAAGATTTTAATGTGCCTTTAGATAAGGGCATAATTACCAGTGATGCACGTATTAAAGCAGCATTACCTACTATTCAATACGCCTTAAAAAAAGGTGCAGCAGTTATTTTACTTTCCCATCTAGATCGACCGGCAGAAGGTCATGTTACTCCTGAACTTTCTTTAGCACCTATCGCAACACGATTACAAGAACTTTTAGGACAGCCCGTAAGATTTGTCGCTAACTGGCTAGAGGGGTTTGAGATTTCACCGGGTGAAGTTGTGCTCTGTGAAAATGTTAGATTTCAAACAGGTGAAAAGAACAACGATCCTATATTAGCTAAAAAAATTGCAAAATTGGGAGATATTTTTGTCATGGATGCATTTGCTACAGCGCATCGTAGTGAAGCGTCTACTGTAGGAGTAGCACAGTTTTCATCGCAAGTTTGCGCAGGTTTATTGTTAGCCTCAGAGTTAAAAGCGTTGAACTCAGCATTGGAAAATCCAGCTAGACCTTTGTTAGCTATAGTCGGCGGCGCGAAGGTTTCTACTAAATTGATGCTGTTATCTTCTTTGCTTAATAAGGTTGATCTCTTGATTCTTGGCGGAGGAATTGCCAATACCTTTTTAGTGGCACAAGGTTATTCGGTAGGCCGATCCTTATATGAAATTGAACTGGTTAAAGAGGCAAAAAAACTTTTAGATTTATCAAAACAATTACAAGTTGAGATTGTGCTACCTATTGATGTTGTTGTGGCTAGCGAAATCTCTGCTAATGCTAAAGCCACTATTAAAAAATTAACAGAAATAAAAAGTGATGAAATGATTTTAGATGTTGGACCAGAGTCAATTAAACATTATACCGAGTACGTACAACGGGCAGCGACTATTTTATGGAATGGTCCTCTTGGAGTTTTCGAATTGGCTCCATTTGAACAAGGAACACATGCTTTAAGTAATGCTATTGCCACTAGCTCGGCCTTTTCCATCGCAGGAGGTGGCGATACCTTGGCAGCAATCGAAAAATATGGTATTGCAGATAAAATTTCCTATATATCTACGGGGGGAGGAGCTTTTCTTGAATTTATACAGGGAAAAACTTTACCTGCTTTAGCTGTATTACAAGAGCGAATAAGGGAAACATAGTAATGAAGCGATTTAAACGTACCAAGATTGTGGCTACATTAGGTCCTGCCACCGATAAAGCAGGTGTATTACAGGCTATGATAGCTGCAGGTTTAGATGTGGTTCGATTGAATTTCTCACACGGTACAGCAGAAGATCATATTAAACGAGCTAATGCTGTTCGTGAATGTGCAAAAGCTGCGGGACGAGAAATTGCTATCATGGCAGATTTACAAGGCCCAAAAATTCGTATTGCGCGTTTTAAAACAGGTTCTATTTTTTTAAAAAAAGGTGCTTTGTTTATTTTAGATGCTGATTTAGATCAAAATGGAGGTGACGAATCATCAGTCGGTATAGATTATAAAGAACTACCCCGTGATGTGCATCGTGGAGATTTATTATTGCTTGATGATGGACGTTTAGTAGTGAAAGTCAAAAAAATACTGAAAAATAAAATATTTTGTACGGTAAATGTAGGTGGAGAATTATCTAATAATAAAGGTATCAATCGAAAAGGAGGAGGACTTTCTGCTGTAGCGTTAACTGATAAGGATAAAAAAGATTTAAAAATAGCAGTAAAATTAAATGCTGACTATATTGCCATTTCTTTTCCGCGCAGTGCAGCGGATATGAATCTTGCTCGAAATTTATTAAAAAGAGCAAAAGGGCATGCCGGCTTGATTGCAAAAATAGAACGTAGCGATGCCGTTCCTGTTATTGATGAAATTATTCGTGCTTCTGATGCAGTGATGGTGGCGCGTGGCGATTTAGGTGTAGAAATTGGTGACGCTGAATTACCCGCTGTGCAAAAACATATTATCCAGCGGGCTCGATCTCTGGATAAAGCAGTAATAACTGCAACACAGATGATGGAATCGATGATTCATAATGCTATTCCCACGCGAGCAGAAGTTTTTGATGTGGCAAATGCTGTATTAGATGGTACGGATGCTGTCATGTTATCTGCGGAAACTGCAACAGGGGATCATCCTGCTTTAGTCGTGATGGCTATGGCACGTATTTGCTTAGGTGCAGAAAAACAAGCAAAGATGCAGGTATCTCGGCACCGCGTAGAGTGTCAATTTTACCGTCCCGATGAAGCCATTGCCATGGCTGCTATGTACACGGCCAATCATTATGATATTAAGGCTATTGTTGCCTTAACTGAATCAGGCGCGACGCCTTTATGGATGTCTCGGATTCGTTCTGGAATACCTATCTACGGATTAGCACATAGTTTAAAAACTACACGTCGATTGGCATTGTATCGTGGCGTATATCCCTTATATTTTAATATAGATAAAATACATAAAGAAAATATAGGCCACTTCGCGATTCAGGAATTGAAGAAACATGAGCTTTTGCGAAAAGGAGAACAAGTGCTAATCACCTATGGTGATCTATTGAAAACTACAGGTGGGACCAATACGTTAAAGATTCTAGAAGTAGATTAGTTAGATTTTTTAACTTATTCCAAGTTATTTATTTTAATTTCAGTTTTGGTTTTTTAGAGCATTTATTACAAACTCCATAAATAATTAGACTATGGTCTGTCATTTGGTAATTAGCTTGTTTTGCAACAACCTCTTGACGCTGTTCGATGATTTTATCAACAAATTCGTCCACTTTTCCACATTTGATACAGACTAAATGATCATGATGGGGACCTTGATTCAACTCAAACACCGAGTAGCCATCTTCAAAGTTTTGGCGCTTAACTAAGCCTGCGCTTTCAAATTGAGTTAATACTCGATAGACTGTGGCCAAACCTATGTCTTCACCGGACTCCAATAAGGTTTTATAGATATCTTCAGCACTTAAATGGCGAGTTTTAGCGTGTTCAAGTAATTCAAGTATTTTTAACCTAGGGGCTGTTACTTTTAAACCCACTTGGCGCAGTTGTTGATTATCCATTAGTTTATCTCTAAACTCCTCGGTTAATAATTAGTATGGGACGATTTTTAATTAATTAGATTTTTTTCTTATTGTTTTTTTAACATTTTGTAGAAATTGAGATTACGGGTTAATTTTTATTTATGAAAAAGTTGCTTATAAGTCTGCTTTTAACATTGCTGATTTCAGGTTGTAATATTGTCTATCGACCCGATATTCAGCAAGGTAATATACTGCAGCAGTCTACCATAGACCAGTTAGAACTCGGTATGACTAAGGAACAAGTTCGTTATTTACTAGGTAGTTGCGTATTGCAGGCGCCTTTTCAACCCGATCGTGAAGATTATATTTATTTCTTGCAACCAGGTCATGGTGAGCCTATTCAAAGGCGCGTTACGCTTATTTTTGCTAACGGACGCTTACAAGACATTGAAAAATCAACTCTTAATTGATATGTTTTTATAATGCTGTAACGAGACGTTTAGAGGACGCATTAAGCAGTTTTTTGTTTTTTAGCGCGGTTTATTCTAATTTTTTTAGGATCTATTAGTAGCGGCTGATAAATTTCTATTCTATCTCCATCTCTAACTTGAACATCCAAATTACATGATTTTCCAAAAATCCCAACTTTGTTTTTGTTTAGGTCGATGTTTGGGAAATCTAATAAAATGCCCGAAAGATTTATGGCAGCTTTGATACTACTATTAGGAGGGATAGAGACTTTTAAGATTTTTTGCTGAAGCTGATCAGCAAATACCACTTCAATTTGAAAAAAGGGCCTATTTGTTGTTTTCAAACTTGCGATTTCCATAGATTTGTTTAGCACGTTCAGAGAAAGCTTGTACTAATGTATTCGCTACTTTCTCAAAAATAGGAGAAAAAGCAAGTGCTAACAAACGCGTAGAAAATTCAAATTCTAAATTTAAACTGATTCTAGATCCACGCGAAGTAGTTTCAAAAGACCAATAGCCTTCTAAATGTTTAAATGGGCCATTGATAAGACTGATTTCAATTAATTTGTTTTTTTGCAGACGATTAGATGTGGTGAAGCTTTTAGATAGGCCACCGCCAGCCAAAGTAAGACAGGCTTGTATGCTATCTTCGTCCTGACTGATGACTGAGCTTTTGGTACACCAGGGAAGAAATTCGCTATATTTTTCTATGTGATTGACGAGTTTATACATCTCAGACACATTGTAGGGTACTTCTAAAGAATGTTGAATAAATGGCATAATTAAGGTTCAGGGCGACTCTGGTTGGTATGTTTGCTATGCTTGGATCTATGATTGCTAACCTGTTTGAGTATATCCCATGAATTCTAAGAAAGCATTGCAAGACAACACGATTGCATTAAATAAACGCGCTCGCCATGATTATTTTATTGAACAATCTATCGAAGCTGGCTTAGTTTTACAGGGTTGGGAAGTCAAAAGTCTTCGTAGTGGACGTGCCCAATTGACCGAAAGTTATGTCGTATTAAAAAATGGCGAGGCATGGCTTTTAGGTTGTCATATTACGCCACTAACAACAGTATCTACCAATCATAGCCGTCCGGATCCAACTCGTACACGTAAGCTCTTACTCAATGAGCGAGAACTGAGTAAATTTGCTGGAAGTATTATGCGTAAAGGCTATACCCTAATCGCATTAAAACTTTATTGGAAAAAGAATCGGGTTAAGTTAGAAGTCGGTTTAGCCAAGGGTAAACAGGAACATGACAAGCGGGCTAGTATTAAGGAAAAGGATTGGCAACGTGAAAAAATGCGTTTAGGACGCTATATCAGGTAGGAATTATACCTACATTTAAAATATTGAGCTGTGTTTTGCAAAGCTTATCTGAAAGAGCCTTATAAATGAGGTATAATAAGCGCTTGGGGGCGATCGGCTTCGACGCCGGTTACAAACCCTGAGGTGCATGTCGAGGACGCAACTTTGCCTCGTTAATCATGTTGCAAACCTATAGTTGCAGAAAATGACAACTATTTCGCTGAAAAAGACGTTGCTATTGCTGCCTAATCGGTAGTTAATTTTGTAACGTTGGCGCTGCCTAAACAGCAGCCGGCGCCATGAACTCCATAGGCTTGTATGTGGAGGTAGTGGTCATAACTGACAAGCTCGTAGTCTAGCCCCTTCTGAGGTGAAAACTATTAAAACCAAACAGAATCGTCGGTCAATTCCCTGTCAATCGGAGATGGATCGATAAAATTTAAAGATTGTACTAAACATGTAGTGCCAAAGGCAGCGGACTGGCGGACGTGGGTTCGATTCCCACCGCCTCCACCAATTTTAAATTTTCTCAAGAATCTTGAGCTCGATACGGATTAGGATTTTTAGAGATGCGAAGAGTATAGTTCACAGAAGCTGGAATCTAATAAGGAAGCTCACCTAAGCTATATTTGGCCTAGCGGATCCCCTAGTGACAACCTTCTTAAAAAAGAATAGACTACCGGCTCGTTAGAAAAACATGATTAATATTTATGGAAAACCTGGTTGTTGTTGTCCTAGGCCTGAATGAAAATCAGCTTACTGATCAAGTATTTCGATTGGTTGCTCACAGCGGTTGCCATATTGTTGATGCGCGTGTAAATACCACGGCAACACATGTCACCATGACTTTGTTGATTGGAGGCGTCTGGAATACCATCGCTAAATTTGAAACACTCATAAAAAAATATGAAGGCCAAGTTTTGGTGGCGCGTACGCAGTTCAGAGGCGCACAACCCGATAGTTTTCCTTATTCTTCCTATATTGTGGCGCCTGATTTACCCGATGTTTTAGCTAAGATTACTCAGTTTTTATCGGAACAAGAAGTAACACTTTACAATCTTCATATAGAATCATATAAAGCTCCAATAACAGAAGCAGCAATGCTTGGTATATCTTTGTCTTTTGGTTTTCCTGCACATCATTTAGTAGCTGATTTTCGTGAACACTTTATTGTATTTTGTGATGAAAACAATTTTGATGTAGCTATGGAGCCCCAGAAAAATTAGATCCATTTTTCTTTAAATATTATTAATTAATATGTTAGCAATAAGCAAACCCGCACCTGATTTTAGCTTGCCCGCTACTAGCGGTAAAATTGTACGTTTGAAGGATTTAATTGGTAAAAATATTGTTTTGTATTTTTATCCCAAAGATTGTACCTCAGGGTGTACGCAGGAAGGAAAAGATTTTGCAGAAAATTATAAAAAATTTGCTTCTTTAAATACGGTGATATTAGGAGTCTCGCGTGATAGTCTGAAGCTACATGAAAAATTCAAATCAGAGCAGCAATTTCCTTTTGAATTATTATCCGATGTTGAAGAAAAAGTATCTAAGGTATACGATGTATTAAAAGAAAAAATTATGTATGGAAAAAAATCTTACGGAATAGAAAGAAGCACTTTTTTGATTGATAAACAAGGTGTTTTACGCGCGGAATGGAGAAAGGTAAAAGTGCCCGGTCATATAGAGGAAGTTTTACAAGCGGTCGGAGAATTAAGTTAAAAAACCGGCTTTCAGCACAATTTATTTTTATGTGCGGATATCTTTTTGTAAGAAACAGCATTTAGGATAGCCTTTACTACGCTAGCTAGGGGGATAGCAAAAAATACTCCCCAAAATCCTAGTAAGCCGCCGAATATAAGTACGGCGAGAATGATGGTTACTGGGTGTAAATCAACGGCTTCAGAAAATAAAAAAGGTACCAACACATTTGCATCTAATGTGATAATTAAGGCATAAATCGCAACTAGATAAGCAAAATGCGCAGTCCATCCCCACTCTAAAAAACCAATAATAAGAACAGGAATAGTTACCATTACAGCCCCTATATAAGGGATAATCACTGATATTCCAACTAATACACTGAGTAATATAGCGTATTGGAGGCCAAGTATTGCGAATGATAGATAAGTAACTATCCAGACTATCAACATTTCTAAAGCTTTTCCTCTCACATAATTACCCGTTTGTGTAAGAACTTCTTTCCAAACTTGAGAAATTAACCTACGTTTTTCTGGTAAATATTGAGTCAGCCAGGTGATTATTTTTTTTTCGTCCAGTAAGAAAAAATAAACTAATAAGGGAACTAATACGAAGTAAATGGCAAATGCAATGACATTGGGAATATAGCCTAATGAAGCAGATAGTATTCCTTGCCCAGAATGAGTTAATTCAGCTTTAAATTGAGTGATCCATTCTTGAATTTGGCTGGCTGAAGTATATCCAGGGTAACGGGTGGGTAGATATAAGAGTAGAGCTTGGCCTTTTGCGGCCATAGCTGGTAATTCGCCAATTAAATTACTTAATTGGCGAAATAATAACGGTAATAAACCCACAATTCCTAGGATAACCAAACTTACAAAGCTAATATAAACCCCTAAAACTGACGCAATTCGAGGTAAACCAAGATTTTCTAAGGAGCTAATAGGCCATTGTAACAAATAAGCCATTACAACACTGACAAATACTGGCGCTAAAATCTTCCCTAAAGAGGCGAATACAATAATAATAAACAACAGAAATAGCCATAAAATAGCTAATTCCGGATCGAGAAAATATCGAGTAAACCAGTTTTTAACAAGTTGTAGCATAATTTAAGTCACTACTTCCATGAAGTATGAGTAGATGAAGTCTATTGAACAGATCGGTTAAAGTCAAAAATATACTCTTCGCAATTGAATCTTTGTCTGTTGTCGCTCAATTCGCAATCTTTATGTATATATTAATACACTCCGGCTGCTCATTGTTACGATGCCTTGCTAAAAATCCAATTGCTGCGAGTATAGTTTCTTTCTATTACCCTTTTGGATTTAAGTAGAAGGATTTTACTCCCATTCTATTGTTGCAGGAGGTTTTCCCGAAATATCATAAACTACTCGAGAAATACCAGCTACCTCATTAATAATTCGATTGGATACAGTCTCAAGTAAATGATAAGGCAGATGTGCCCAGCGGGCCGTCATAAAATCTATGGTTTCTATGGCGCGGATCGCAATGATTGGAGCGTATTGGCGAGCATCTCCAATAACTCCGACCGAGTTTACCGGCAAAAAAACGCAGAAAGCTTGGCTTATTTTATTATAATAATTTTGTGCTCGAAGTTCTTCTTGTAAAATTAGATCGGCTTTA from the Rickettsiella endosymbiont of Aleochara curtula genome contains:
- a CDS encoding RnfH family protein, which gives rise to MEIASLKTTNRPFFQIEVVFADQLQQKILKVSIPPNSSIKAAINLSGILLDFPNIDLNKNKVGIFGKSCNLDVQVRDGDRIEIYQPLLIDPKKIRINRAKKQKTA
- a CDS encoding type II toxin-antitoxin system RatA family toxin, with protein sequence MPFIQHSLEVPYNVSEMYKLVNHIEKYSEFLPWCTKSSVISQDEDSIQACLTLAGGGLSKSFTTSNRLQKNKLIEISLINGPFKHLEGYWSFETTSRGSRISLNLEFEFSTRLLALAFSPIFEKVANTLVQAFSERAKQIYGNRKFENNK
- the smpB gene encoding SsrA-binding protein SmpB, coding for MNSKKALQDNTIALNKRARHDYFIEQSIEAGLVLQGWEVKSLRSGRAQLTESYVVLKNGEAWLLGCHITPLTTVSTNHSRPDPTRTRKLLLNERELSKFAGSIMRKGYTLIALKLYWKKNRVKLEVGLAKGKQEHDKRASIKEKDWQREKMRLGRYIR
- a CDS encoding glycine cleavage system protein R → MENLVVVVLGLNENQLTDQVFRLVAHSGCHIVDARVNTTATHVTMTLLIGGVWNTIAKFETLIKKYEGQVLVARTQFRGAQPDSFPYSSYIVAPDLPDVLAKITQFLSEQEVTLYNLHIESYKAPITEAAMLGISLSFGFPAHHLVADFREHFIVFCDENNFDVAMEPQKN
- a CDS encoding peroxiredoxin; this translates as MLAISKPAPDFSLPATSGKIVRLKDLIGKNIVLYFYPKDCTSGCTQEGKDFAENYKKFASLNTVILGVSRDSLKLHEKFKSEQQFPFELLSDVEEKVSKVYDVLKEKIMYGKKSYGIERSTFLIDKQGVLRAEWRKVKVPGHIEEVLQAVGELS
- a CDS encoding AI-2E family transporter; this encodes MLQLVKNWFTRYFLDPELAILWLFLLFIIIVFASLGKILAPVFVSVVMAYLLQWPISSLENLGLPRIASVLGVYISFVSLVILGIVGLLPLLFRQLSNLIGELPAMAAKGQALLLYLPTRYPGYTSASQIQEWITQFKAELTHSGQGILSASLGYIPNVIAFAIYFVLVPLLVYFFLLDEKKIITWLTQYLPEKRRLISQVWKEVLTQTGNYVRGKALEMLIVWIVTYLSFAILGLQYAILLSVLVGISVIIPYIGAVMVTIPVLIIGFLEWGWTAHFAYLVAIYALIITLDANVLVPFLFSEAVDLHPVTIILAVLIFGGLLGFWGVFFAIPLASVVKAILNAVSYKKISAHKNKLC